In Primulina eburnea isolate SZY01 chromosome 14, ASM2296580v1, whole genome shotgun sequence, the following proteins share a genomic window:
- the LOC140812864 gene encoding squamosa promoter-binding-like protein 1: MEAKYGGKLHHFFGPVASDLKAMGKKNVEWDLNDWKWDGDLFVAAPLNSVSSDCRGKKFLPAGSEIPAYNGASNSFSSGSDGIERERTELEKRRRGVEVETEQVNGECGSLNLKLGGQVYPVTEGDADKSEGKSGKKTKISGVPSSRAVCQVEDCKADLSNAKDYHRRHKVCDVHSKATKALVGNVMQRFCQQCSRFHVLEEFDEGKRSCRRRLAGHNKRRRKTHPENVVNSAMLNDERGSNYLLISLLKILSNIHSNGSDQTENQGLLSHLLRNLANLAGTTGERNPATLLPVSQDLQNVDKYLETEQDLSRNAGQGVIVSASDLTQKRILADNSQGGITDNASALTKKASNSIKASPSDTPIERIKLSNIDLNNVYDDSQDCMDGLEDTVAPENTGNVSPSCSFWLYKDSQNSLPTQNSGNSGSTSSQSPSTSSGDEQSRTDRIVFKLFGKDPSDFPLVVRQQILHWLSNSPTEIESYIRPGCVILTIYLRMDNSMWEELYCDLSSSLRRLLDSSNDSFWKTGWIYSRVQNHVSFVYDGQVVLDTPSHLIYHQSCRISSISPIAVSASENVQFFVRGFNFSLVTSRLLCTIDGKYLAQENCCARTGGAESFAEHDEIMSLNFSCTIPNIVGRGFIEVEDHGLSSSFFPFIVAEKDVCLEICTLESIIGVTDGDTNKLEARNQALDFIHEMGWLLQRSRLKCRLGESNFKVDLFPLKRFRWLIDFSIDHDWCAVVEKLLSIFLDGTVDLGKHTSILLALLDIGLLHQAVRRNCKSMVEFLLEYRPSESLNKTGPQLNQADNEGQYFFRPDSKGPGGLTPLHIAACLDGRESVLDALTEDPKSVGINAWKNAKDSTGLTPHDYACFRGHYSYIHLVQRKLNKKSLNSHIVVDIPDNTEPTKQNSGNMSLFGKSGVTFETERARRCSECEQKIGGYGSWRSSVRIYKPAMLSMVAIAAVCVCAALLFKSSPEVHPCFHPFRWELLKFGSE, translated from the exons ATGGAGGCAAAGTATGGTGGGAAGTTGCATCATTTCTTTGGTCCAGTGGCTTCCGATTTGAAGGCCATGGgaaaaaagaatgtggaatgggATTTGAATGACTGGAAATGGGATGGCGATTTGTTTGTGGCTGCTCCTCTGAACTCTGTTTCATCAGACTGTAGAGGTAAAAAGTTCCTTCCGGCTGGATCAGAAATTCCGGCGTACAACGGAGCCTCCAATAGTTTCTCATCAGGGTCAGATGGGATTGAGAGAGAACGGACTGAGTTGGAAAAACGTAGGAGGGGTGTTGAGGTTGAAACTGAACAGGTGAACGGAGAGTGTGGATCACTTAATCTGAAGCTAGGTGGACAAGTGTATCCTGTCACGGAAGGGGATGCAGACAAGTCAGAAGGAAAGAGTGGTAAGAAGACCAAAATTTCAGGAGTACCATCTAGTCGCGCAGTTTGCCAAGTGGAGGATTGTAAGGCGGACTTGAGCAATGCGAAAGATTATCACAGACGGCATAAAGTTTGTGACGTGCATTCTAAGGCTACCAAAGCTTTGGTGGGAAATGTTATGCAGCGGTTTTGTCAGCAGTGCAGCAG GTTTCatgttctggaagagtttgatGAAGGGAAGCGGAGTTGTCGCAGGCGATTGGCAGGCCACAACAAAAGGCGAAGGAAAACTCACCCGGAGAATGTTGTTAATTCTGCAATGCTTAATGATGAGCGGGGAAGTAATTATTTACTAATTAGTCTGCTAAAGATACTCTCCAATATACATT CCAATGGCTCAGATCAAACAGAGAATCAGGGTTTGCTATCTCATCTCCTAAGAAATCTTGCAAATCTTGCTGGTACAACTGGTGAAAGGAACCCTGCTACGTTGTTACCTGTTTCTCAGGATTTGCAGAACGTGGATAAATATCTGGAAACTGAACAG GACCTTAGCAGAAATGCTGGGCAGGGCGTGATCGTATCTGCATCTGATTTGACACAAAAGAGGATACTGGCCGATAATTCTCAAGGTGGAATTACAGACAATGCATCTGCTTTAACCAAAAAGGCTAGCAACTCGATCAAAGCAAGTCCCTCTGATACTCCAATAGAGAGGATAAAATTGAGTAACATTGActtaaataatgtttatgatgatTCACAAGACTGCATGGATGGTCTTGAGGACACTGTTGCCCCAGAAAATACAGGGAATGTATCTCCTTCTTGCTCATTCTGGCTGTATAAAGATTCTCAAAATTCTTTACCTACTCAGAATAGTGGAAACTCTGGTTCTACTTCAAGCCAATCACCATCTACTTCCAGTGGGGATGAGCAG AGTCGAACAGATCGGATTGTTTTTAAACTCTTTGGAAAAGATCCAAGTGATTTCCCTCTTGTTGTGCGACAGCAG ATTCTTCATTGGCTATCCAATAGTCCTACAGAGATAGAAAGCTACATCCGACCTGGTTGCGTCATACTGACAATATACCTGCGTATGGATAATTCCATGTGGGAGGAG CTGTACTGTGATCTATCTTCCAGTTTGAGGAGGCTTCTTGATTCATCCAACGATTCATTTTGGAAAACTGGATGGATATACTCTCGAGTACAGAATCATGTTTCATTTGTCTATGACG GCCAGGTTGTTCTTGACACACCCTCACATCTAATATATCATCAAAGCTGCAGAATATCAAGTATCAGTCCTATTGCTGTCTCTGCCTCAGAGAatgttcaattttttgtcaGAGGATTCAATTTTTCTCTTGTAACTTCAAG GTTACTATGCACAATAGATGGAAAATATCTGGCTCAGGAAAATTGTTGCGCTAGAACAGGAGGAGCAGAGTCATTTGCGGAGCATGACGAGATTATGTCCCTTAACTTCTCTTGCACTATACCAAATATAGTTGGAAGGGGATTTATTGAG GTTGAAGACCATGGTCTCAGCAGCAGCTTCTTTCCCTTCATCGTCGCAGAGAAGGATGTCTGCTTAGAAATTTGTACTCTGGAGAGCATAATTGGAGTGACCGATGGAGATACAAATAAATTGGAGGCTAGGAACCAAGCTTTGGATTTCATACATGAAATGGGTTGGCTTCTCCAAAGAAGCCGTTTGAAGTGTAGGTTGGGTGAATCCAATTTCAAAGTGGATCTATTCCCTCTCAAACGTTTCAGGTGGCTTATCGACTTCTCCATTGATCATGACTGGTGTGCTGTAGTCGAAAAGCTCTTAAGTATTTTCTTGGATGGTACCGTTGATTTGGGGAAACATACTTCCATTCTACTCGCGTTGCTGGACATCGGCCTTCTTCACCAAGCAGTCCGGAGAAATTGCAAGTCCATGGTAGAGTTTCTCTTAGAATACCGTCCCAGTGAATCTTTGAACAAAACAGGACCACAACTGAATCAAGCTGACAACGAGGGCCAGTATTTCTTTAGGCCTGATTCTAAAGGACCAGGAGGGCTGACTCCTCTTCACATAGCGGCCTGTCTAGATGGCCGTGAGAGTGTATTGGATGCATTAACTGAAGATCCCAAATCG GTGGGAATAAACGCATGGAAGAATGCTAAAGACAGCACAGGATTGACACCTCATGACTACGCGTGTTTCCGCGGTCATTATTCTTACATCCATCTAGTTCAGCGGAAACTGAACAAGAAATCACTTAACAGTCACATTGTAGTGGACATTCCAGACAACACCGAACCCACGAAACAGAATAGCGGAAACATGAGTTTGTTTGGCAAGTCAGGGGTTACTTTTGAAACAGAAAGAGCTCGACGTTGTAGTGAATGTGAGCAGAAAATTGGGGGTTATGGAAGTTGGAGATCATCTGTGAGGATTTACAAACCAGCAATGTTGTCGATGGTGGCAATAGCCGCAGTTTGTGTGTGCGCAGCGCTGCTCTTCAAAAGCTCACCTGAAGTTCATCCATGCTTCCATCCCTTCAGGTGGGAGCTATTGAAGTTTGGGTCTGAGTGA